In a genomic window of uncultured Sphaerochaeta sp.:
- a CDS encoding DUF4037 domain-containing protein: MIQALIEELKAQKGLDALVLAGSRTGLGSDTLSDWDLYLYAEKTLSLEIRREIARRYAAKAEVGNDFFGEGDELLLTDGTYADLMYRSLSWAEDEVTRVWIDCQAQVGYTTAFIHNLKTSKILFDPYHRFADLQERLSSPYPTALVQAIIAKNHPLLRSKLTASYYEQIEHALERNDLISVAHRTSALLASYFDVLFALNRQTHPGEKRLVAWATHTCSQLPCNFVQDVRAVVQGIGQADILERLTVLLDHLDDLMDL; encoded by the coding sequence ATGATACAAGCGCTGATTGAAGAGTTGAAAGCCCAGAAGGGCCTCGATGCACTGGTGCTCGCAGGATCGAGGACGGGGTTGGGCAGCGATACGCTCTCTGACTGGGATCTCTACCTCTATGCAGAAAAAACGCTATCGCTTGAGATCCGAAGAGAGATAGCCCGGCGATACGCCGCAAAGGCAGAGGTGGGCAACGACTTTTTCGGCGAGGGGGATGAGCTGCTGCTTACCGACGGAACCTATGCCGACCTCATGTACCGCTCCCTCTCCTGGGCAGAGGATGAGGTTACGCGGGTCTGGATCGACTGCCAGGCCCAGGTGGGCTACACCACCGCATTCATCCACAATCTCAAGACGAGCAAGATTCTCTTCGACCCGTATCATCGGTTTGCCGACTTGCAGGAGCGACTCTCCAGCCCCTATCCCACAGCCTTGGTCCAGGCTATCATTGCCAAGAATCACCCCCTGCTGCGGAGCAAGCTTACCGCCTCCTATTATGAGCAAATTGAACACGCCCTCGAGCGCAATGACCTGATCAGCGTGGCACACCGCACCAGTGCCCTGCTGGCGAGCTACTTTGACGTACTGTTCGCCCTCAACCGGCAGACCCATCCAGGGGAGAAGCGCCTTGTTGCGTGGGCAACCCACACCTGCAGCCAACTACCCTGCAATTTTGTACAGGATGTGCGGGCTGTGGTGCAGGGGATCGGGCAAGCGGATATCCTGGAAAGGTTGACCGTCCTGCTCGATCATCTTGATGACCTGATGGATCTCTAG
- the arsB gene encoding ACR3 family arsenite efflux transporter: MKRTSMDMAFFERNLSVWVLACMAVGVLIGLKLPQIPAWLSTFEYANVSIPVAILIWLMIYPMMLKVDFESVKEVGRNPKGLVVTWVTNWLIKPFTMYLIALFFFTMVFRPFIGQELSRAYLAGAVLLGAAPCTAMVFVWSHLTKGNPAYTLVQVATNDLIILVLFIPIVALLLGISGISIPWMTLALSVVLFVVIPLAAGWLSRTLITKKHGLAYFEQQYIPRFKHVTIIGLLLTLIIIFSFQGQTIVDNPVHILLIAIPLVLQTVLIFFVAYLWAKAWKLPHNVAAPAGLIGASNFFELAVAVAISVFGLQSGATLATVVGVLVEVPVMLALVNVANRTRGWFPA, from the coding sequence ATGAAGCGCACATCAATGGATATGGCATTCTTCGAACGCAATCTTTCTGTGTGGGTCCTCGCCTGCATGGCAGTCGGGGTGCTGATCGGACTGAAGCTGCCGCAGATACCTGCTTGGCTCTCCACCTTCGAGTATGCCAATGTATCGATCCCTGTTGCCATCCTGATCTGGCTGATGATCTACCCGATGATGCTCAAGGTGGACTTTGAGAGCGTGAAAGAGGTAGGGAGAAACCCGAAAGGTCTGGTGGTGACGTGGGTCACCAACTGGCTCATCAAGCCCTTCACCATGTACCTGATTGCACTCTTTTTCTTCACGATGGTTTTTCGGCCGTTCATCGGGCAAGAACTCTCAAGAGCATACCTGGCAGGAGCAGTTCTGCTGGGAGCCGCCCCCTGTACGGCCATGGTCTTCGTCTGGAGCCATCTGACGAAAGGAAACCCAGCCTACACCCTGGTGCAGGTTGCCACCAACGACCTGATCATTCTCGTCCTCTTCATACCCATCGTTGCCCTGCTTCTGGGTATCAGCGGGATCAGCATCCCGTGGATGACATTGGCTCTCTCGGTCGTGCTGTTCGTAGTCATCCCCTTGGCAGCCGGCTGGCTCAGCAGGACCCTGATCACGAAGAAACATGGTCTGGCATACTTTGAGCAGCAGTACATACCGCGCTTCAAGCATGTGACGATCATCGGCCTTTTGCTGACGCTGATCATCATCTTCTCCTTCCAAGGCCAAACCATCGTGGATAATCCGGTGCACATCCTTCTGATCGCAATTCCCTTGGTATTGCAGACTGTACTCATCTTTTTTGTGGCATACCTGTGGGCAAAGGCTTGGAAACTGCCCCACAATGTGGCAGCCCCTGCAGGGCTCATCGGTGCGTCCAACTTCTTTGAATTGGCAGTTGCTGTGGCCATATCGGTCTTCGGCCTGCAGTCCGGGGCAACCTTGGCCACCGTGGTGGGCGTACTGGTTGAGGTTCCGGTCATGCTCGCACTGGTCAATGTAGCAAACAGGACAAGAGGTTGGTTTCCAGCCTAG